tatttcttgtaaaaggatcataaataaaaaaattcaatgcaAGTATAAATCTATAACTATACTTTCAGATGAAAACATACATTCAGAATCACCTCCTCCGAGATGGGCGCTGGACATAGAAGAGAGGCGAATAGCGGCAGAGGAGCGCATGGCGGAGGCTCTTGAATCTATAGCTTCTGTGATGCGGATACAAGAAGAAAGAAGGGCGATGTTAGAGGAGAGATTAGCTGAAGCATTGACTGAAGTAGCGGGCAGTGTCCAAGATCTCAATGGCAGGGTGCAAGAGGCTGTGGAtcacttacaaaaaatatacccCGTGCAATCAAATGGCCcagatattaaaaaagtatttatgtagATTAGATTATAGgtgctataataattatttattgggaTTCAAATGTAATATGCCTTTCAGGctagtttttattacaatttaaaataatgcaaaatgtttttatgacctgcatttattgtattattgtaaatatacttattaagaaatattttagtatcagAAATATATGCGATGATTTAGTGATaacaaaacttgttttatttgtacCCATAAAGTTTATTAGGTACTTAAAGTTGtgacattcaataaaaaaaaaaattaatggtgaaatattttttttaacaggcATGGAGGCTCTGGAAACTAGTATAAACTACTGGGAGGACGCACTCGCCGCGTTCTCTCTGGGAGCGCGCGGGGGTGTGACGGGCACGCTCGCACTCACGTCGCCCGAGGAGGCCGAGTTCTGCCGGGAGATACAGGAGTTGCTGCAGAACGCCTATATGTTACAAGTGAGACTAGTTGCATCACTTATTTTTCTTGCGATAATAAATGACATATTTTTGATTCCTAGGTCTAAATTAGatacatttattgttatttatcgaATAACAAACTTAAATGCTTGACCAACTTCCCAtactgatataatttattattgaactataaattacaatattcaacGTTTAATGCAAGAAGTTCTTTATCACTCCAGTTGTCAGtgtatgaaaaatttaaaaagatatacttAGTAGGATTTTTGCATTAATTAAGCagatttaaatattgttgtattgttatatttcagGAGCGTTGCGAGTTATTATTCCTGGACCAGCGGTCGGTGCTGTTCCGGTCGGAGAGCGGCGGCGCGACGGCGGGTGACGCGGCGTCGGCGGGAGGTATAGGGGGAGCAGGCGGGGTGGCGGGAGGGCGCCGCTCCCGACTCCTCTCCACGCACACAACCTCCTCGCACACCAAGCGCGAGCATCACTCCAGTGCTGAATCCTTTGCTTCCGCTGAGGACCAGGTGAGTTTATACAAGCTTGCGGTAAAAGCCCCCTGTGCTCACACCTTGGGTGGGGACATTTGGCGTTGTTGtatgaaattgtaaatataCACACAGCGGGCCTCTAAATTGCTCATGGTGATCTTTTACCCCTTATCCTCTTCTGCCGTGCTGCATACACTCTTCCTTTCTCGTCCTTCCCCCAAAATTTTCTCGCTACACCGTCTCCCAAGCTTTTGCAGACATTAAGCCAAGGATCACGACAATAGTGATAAGActgtttcacaataaaaaaagaaaaacaataacacTCATCTGATTTTTTTCATTACCAGGTCGCTGATTTACGCGAATTCGATGATTTGTCGGAGGCGTTACCTGAACTAGAAAATTTGGAATTATATCAAGCGGCTGTAAAACAATTCGAAAATGGAATACCTtacaggtattttttttaatgaattttataaaacatcccCAAAAGTTAATACACCCGGTAAGAATGCTTGTTTGTTGCATTTTGTACAGCATCTTTCAATTTCTATTGAGtgattatgtatatttatatactatgatcataatatatatgatatataatatatgaatgaTCATACTCGTGATTAAACGAAAATGCCCACAGCGTGTTTTGTAGTAAATACACTTGCGCCGTTACAGAACATTACGCACCGACGTGGTGCAGTGCAGCTCGGACTCGGAGTTCCTGTGCAAGCTGTACTGCCTGCGGCTCGCGTTCCAGCAGGTGTTTAAGGACGCGGCGGTGTGGGCGTGGTTCGTGGACGCTGGAAGACAAGTCCTCACCGATCTGTTGCTGTTCGCTGATAAGGTAATTTACACTGTTTGTATGtagattttaaattgatttttactAGGAAAAATAGTATTGGTACAgtttaatcatttcaataattatttttctactaTTTTTTATGCTTTACCCATAATGTTACGACATGAGCCTTGGTAGTTAGAGTGCAGACGAAACATAAGGTCGACAAACGAACAACTTCATGATGCGGTCTCAACAGCAGCTAGATTATTCTGGCCTATCTTACGAGTTAAGGATTATCTTTTTAAGTGTTACATTACAAATTTGACCTTTCCTCAGGAACCGAAAGAGTTTCTAGTGGCGTATGAAGAAATGGTTTCATGGGCGACAGACGGGACTAACTGGTCCACTATTGAGAGCGAGTTAACAAGCAAGGGTGTTAAGGTAAGGAAttcttttattgtattaatctttatttctCATGTTCCAGAAATATAAAACCTAGCAGAATCGTCGATTTACGTATACAAGCTGCTACCACCACTTTATTACCATCTTAGTTTTCTGTGTTGTCCAAAACTATAGCAGCATCGCCCGGCGGTATGGTATACAATTGAGACCAATGTCATGGTTTGCATATACCTAAGGATCCATGAAGGTATAATGCAGTTTTTGCTATCCAGCATATTGTACatatacctattttattatgaatgttcTAGGCGCTAACATTTTACGACGTGGTGCTAGACTACATTCTTCTGGACGCATTCGAAGACCTCGCGTCGCCGCCGTCGTCGGTGCTGGCGGTCGTACGCAACCGATGGCTCTCCGATGGTTTTAAAGAAAgtgtaagttaatatttaactaGTATCTATTTatcatcattcatcatcattatcatttagCGGGGTTAAATTGATAGAACTTCTTAAATGgacaattaaaaaagaaaccttCTTCAGACGACTCGTGCGATTTATGCGCCGCGGATTTCTCGTACGCGCTGGACCGTGACTTAGGACGTACGCTACTATGATGTAGAAGTTGTTATTTATAGTTGATAGTACTTTGATGAGCTAACTTTTAACAAAGGAATTAACCTAAATCTTCGgactgtataataaattatttaacaaaatatattttagactaCCGATGGctatattgttattaatcaTAGTATATTTGTTCCACAGGCATTAACAACAGCAGTGTGGTCCGTTATAAAGGCCAAAAGACGTTATCTACAATACCCAGACGGCTTTATGGCGCATTTCTACTCGATATCGGAACACTTACTGCCAGTGCTCGTGTGGGGCTTCCTCGGGCCGCAGGAGCGACTGCGCGACGTCTGCGAGAGCTTCCAAGCAGAAATAGTTGGGTTTATTACGGACTTGTTCAGTTTCGAAAAATGTAGGTACACTACGGTCGAAGATTTGTCGGCAGATATAATGCAACACGCGCGGTTGCGGTCCGCCAACATCACAGACAAACTGTCGGAGAGGAACTAACACAATCAACCCACTGTATTGTGCTTTCACGTAAGCAATATTGTACAACATGCATTTACCCTTCGTATTCAAGCAATAGAAAATGttaaatcaatttaatcaaaaacaaTTAACGAATAGCTGTTAGTTGCTGTAGATATGTTGACTCCAATTTTTAGTACGCTAATGAATCGTTCAGTAATCATAAACTTAACCAATATTTTCTatagctttaaaataatattaataggcaAAGCAAAGTCGACGGTAGGTAAATTTACGGGTGAAGGGGAATACGGGTTACTCATAAAAATCGTGAAAAACAATTACTAATTATGGCCTTATTCTTACGTGTTACATTAGTTTATGCTTGCaatcttataattaataaccCCTTTTTTACCGgactacttttataaataatataaggaaAACTGTTACTGGGCAACTCATAACCATGCTATTTTCGGCCTGTAGTCGGTCTAGTTACTAATTaacgttattattatttttaagaggcGTGACGAGACTGTCAACGATGGCAATATGATGTAACGGGGACGAAATGTTGAAGTCTACATGCTTGTTATTTTAGTGCACTTAAACAGCAGTGAGTTGAGGTCTGGGGCTCGTGGGGGCACGGTTTGCATAAAATAGAACGTAAAACAGGGCGAATGGGATAAAATGGAAGTAAATTTCTATCTAAAACAAGTGTCGCTCACAAAGCCGCACCATCACCAACAGGTCTCAAAATAGGGCTTCATAGCGTCACTTGTctgacgccagcgccatctataaaaactcaattaataattccattatttcccagCAGATaactgggataaaagtagcctatgtccagGGTATGGTCTACCCGTGTTCCAAGTCATCCAAATCCGGTCAGCTATTTCTGTGTACTAATACTAAccaatatccaaacattttcaataactttcgcatttataatattagtaagagtaagaagtaagataagattgtCCAGATTGAGCAAATAATTGTAATCGCTATACACTATACAGTGTACGCAGCTATCTTAACAACACTTGGTCGCCTTTATTTGGTTAgcttaaatttgatttatttcagcTCCGTCTCGCCCCGTTTTCTCGATGATATAATTCCAGGCATTTAATATATACATGAATGCAATTAATGGCTTAGATAAGGCTTATTgctaacattatattatgttttacccAACATCAAAAATGAAAGTAGCCGAGGGCATCATGTCACTTAGCCTTACATGATATAAGGAACATCGTATTCTTATTTTCATTTCGTCAGGACTTTTCTCTTTAATACAACATGAAATATTtgtctacattattttataagtaagaaacATTAAATCTTAGAAATGTAAATCAACCAACTGTATCATTTGTCAAGTTAGTAGTCTTTAATGAGTGCCATCTGTCCATTCTAACGCATGATGACTAAaaggcaaatataaataataaatttaaaatacttaggACAATCCGTGAGACGcctaataagaaatttaatacaaaaaggaTTATAACTTTAGTCATTATGCGTTGTAATTTCTAAGGCGCATATTCACAAATGTTAGCTTAGTATGAAACAATGCTGCCatgataagtctgtttctcagtgcttcCGGGATGACAGTATAAACAGGCATATGGGCCGTGCGATTGGTTAATATTAGGACACAGCTTTACTTCAATATGCTGTCTGATAGTCAacgaaaaacaataattgtccACACTATACGTTCGGGTGCATTGCTTCATAGTTTTGTTTGTGAATATGCGTGTTAGACTTGTACTGTTGCGATCTAGCTGTATGGAGTAGGCTATTATATAATCTTgagctaaattatattttattagagaaTTGTGTAAAAGTAACATTCCTGATGACGACGTCGACTTCTATTGTTGATATCATTTTTCATAGAATTGCAAATAACATGtacagtttaatttatataatttagttgtAAGCTTAAGTGATTGATTCTTATAACTgccatcttttaaatattttaagtatttggaCCTTTTTCACCTTTCTTCTTTacgatagtaataaaaaaaaggtgttAGGACGCGAAAGAACTCCGTAATATCCCACCATGAGATACTATCGTCCAATAGCAATGAAACTATTGTTAACTGGTTCGGTGAAAATCCATTTTTGAACGTTTCTGCTACATTATAATCCAATCTTCCGTATGCCAACTCCATTGTAATAGCTTCTCTGCCCATCCGCTAAGAAACTAATATTTGCCAAACTAGTCTAATTAGCTTTGTTGTGCCTAAATCATAAAAGAGCATAacttttgttgtttatttaaatagattaacTACCGTTGTTTCCAAGTGTTTTGACAAAATATTGATAGTGTATTTCCATCTGCCAATTCGATCACATTTTACAgtaataaaataggtattgGAATAATGCACATTCCATGGCAAACATTtgaatatttgcaataattatttttacaaaatagaGAAGTTGTAAGCCATGtacatcttttatttatataaataatatcatggAATATTTTGCATTGTTTAATACGGAATGAGCCATAGTTGAGTTGTAAATGTAATCAACTGTACAGCCtccaatgtatttaattttgtatataataaattctttagAAAAAACGTGTTTGTTTAGAATGTCCCAGCATTAGGACTTTTctaataaacattgtataagTCTGTCAtagttatacaatgttttgtgCCGCTTCCTCTAACGCTAAATGCCACTCAACAGAAAAACAAAACGATGTACTAtttagccacaaaagtagctgagcaaacttctaattacaaatcgccttaatttttttgtcctcatcaaaagtatttttgtcacttatataaatttcaagaggtattattaataaagataaagaatACTGCATGTTGCAATTGAAGTTACCTTGTCGAGAACTTGTCGAAAACAGACTTGtacaaaattcataaatcaGAATCACTGTGTTGTAGAACCTATCTCATGTAAGTGTTTGATTATATCTAATACGGGTTCAAACAGATTTAATTGTGATTATTATTAACCGATTAGAGCCAATtcaggatataaaataaaactcttatatattagaaaatttagtATATCatcaattttcataatattatagcctgccttacataaaaacaaatgtgtaaacataaacctttattataaattcaacgATAATACTTCCCAGACAGTAAGCACCAATttagtatgttatttttattatatttccaacTATTTAGTACGTGAAACGTACGTATACCACTCTTGAATCCCATTCAATAGGATCATTAATTTATATGgtgcatatattatataattccaAAACTTTTCTCTTTAAGTGCACCCTTACCCACtggtaataaaactaaaaaataatacaatttataa
This DNA window, taken from Manduca sexta isolate Smith_Timp_Sample1 chromosome 23, JHU_Msex_v1.0, whole genome shotgun sequence, encodes the following:
- the LOC115448253 gene encoding mitoguardin — translated: MQLLIQASPLIDKLKHWHRAISFNEIKLTTSQKVVLWSIGVVGTSAVVVGVLSRYLARKRAKPIINPRIQRAINKRISRMRSPNGGMGSVASSGGRSSPLGFSERLSLASGSIGSGAGDAAPLSPQQLGVMGMEALETSINYWEDALAAFSLGARGGVTGTLALTSPEEAEFCREIQELLQNAYMLQERCELLFLDQRSVLFRSESGGATAGDAASAGGIGGAGGVAGGRRSRLLSTHTTSSHTKREHHSSAESFASAEDQVADLREFDDLSEALPELENLELYQAAVKQFENGIPYRTLRTDVVQCSSDSEFLCKLYCLRLAFQQVFKDAAVWAWFVDAGRQVLTDLLLFADKEPKEFLVAYEEMVSWATDGTNWSTIESELTSKGVKALTFYDVVLDYILLDAFEDLASPPSSVLAVVRNRWLSDGFKESALTTAVWSVIKAKRRYLQYPDGFMAHFYSISEHLLPVLVWGFLGPQERLRDVCESFQAEIVGFITDLFSFEKCRYTTVEDLSADIMQHARLRSANITDKLSERN